The genomic interval CGTGATCTTCGCCGACGGTGCCGGAGCGGTCGTCCTGCGGGAAGGGGACGCGGGCGAGGCGGGGGCGGTGGGGCCGGTGGTGCTGGGCAGCGACGGGGGGCTGGGCCACCTCATCGAGGTACCGGCCGGCGGGTCCCGGCAGAAGTCCTCGGGGGCACCGGCCGGGGTGGGTGAGGAGTTCTTCCGGATGCGGGGGCGCGAGACGTTCCGGCACGCGGTCGAGCGGATGGCCGGCGCCGCGCACACGGCCCTGGAGGAAGCCGGGTGGAAGCGGGGGGACGTGGACCACCTGGCCGCGCACCAGGCCAACGCCCGGATCCTGGCCGCCGTCGGGGACCGTATCGGTATCCCGGCCGGGCGGTGTCTGTCGAACATCGAGGAGGTCGGCAACACCGGGGCCGCCTCCATCCCCCTGCTGCTGGCCCACTCCGCCACCGCAGGGCGCCTACGGGCGGGTGAGCGGGTGCTGCTGACCGCGTTCGGCGGCGGCCTGACCTGGGGAGCCACCACGATGACCTGGCCCGCCCTCCCCCCGCCCTGACACCCCTCCCCCGCCTTTGCTTCTGTTTCTCCCTGCTGTGTGCGGCGTTGCGGCGCCGGGCCGGCCGAGCCCAGATGAGGATCCCCGTGAGGTGCGGACAGTGAAGGAACGTCGGGAACCGGCGGGGCAGGCGGGCCCGCTCACCAGCTCAGGGCCCGGGCCCGGATACGGACCCGGTTGCGGCCGCGGATCCGGACCGGGTTGGGGCAGCAGATCCCGTTACGGCTACGGCTACGGCTACGGCTACGGCTACGGCTACGGCTACGGCTACGGAACGCTCGCGGTACCCGCCGCCGCCCGCCACCCGACCGGCCAGACCCGGGACCGGGCGCGCGCACGCACGCCAGCGCGGATGCGGGTACGGGCACGTGCACGGACGCAGCCGCGAACACGGGTACGAGCGCGGGTGCGGGTATCGGTGCGGATGCGGACACGGGCACGGGTACGGGGTGCGGCGCTGTGAGGAACGCTGCCGAGGTCGCGGTCACCGGGCTGGGCCTGGTCACCCCGGGCGGGATCGGTGTCGGACCCAGCTGGCGGGCGGTGACCGAGGCCCGGCCGGCGGCGGCCTGGGACCCGCTCCTGGCGCACCACCGTGTAC from Streptomyces albireticuli carries:
- a CDS encoding beta-ketoacyl-ACP synthase III; the protein is MTTSAGAGRGGGRAAVVAGVGGYVPPDVVTNAELTHRLDTSEEWIRTRTGIRARHVIAPGTATSDLAVAAGRRALECAGAGRVEAVVLATTTPDRPCPATAPEVAARLGLGPVAAFDIAAVCTGFLYGLATAAGLIASGGAGRVLLIAADAFTTLIDPGDRATAVIFADGAGAVVLREGDAGEAGAVGPVVLGSDGGLGHLIEVPAGGSRQKSSGAPAGVGEEFFRMRGRETFRHAVERMAGAAHTALEEAGWKRGDVDHLAAHQANARILAAVGDRIGIPAGRCLSNIEEVGNTGAASIPLLLAHSATAGRLRAGERVLLTAFGGGLTWGATTMTWPALPPP